In the genome of Candoia aspera isolate rCanAsp1 chromosome 1, rCanAsp1.hap2, whole genome shotgun sequence, one region contains:
- the FNTB gene encoding protein farnesyltransferase subunit beta, whose product MAAAAAASTHHGGAERRRHRCGGSGDADRERLDDDGVRTLTSAEQTKVEDIVQEVFDVYKRNHHDTQYVLQREKHFHYLKRGLRQLTDAYECLDASRPWLCYWILHSLELLGEPIPDSVASDVCQFLSHCQSPNGGFGGGPGQHPHLAPTYAAVNALCIIGTEEAYGVINREKLLEYLYSLKQPDGSFIMHIGGEVDVRSAYCAAAVAFLTNIITQSLFERTAEWIARCQNWEGGIGGVPGMEAHGGYTFCGLAALVILKNEHVLNLKSLLHWVTSRQMRFEGGFQGRCNKLVDGCYSFWQAGLLPLLHRALHAKGDPALSMTHWMFDQQALQEYILLCCQCPAGGLLDKPGKSRDFYHTCYCLSGLSIAQHFGSGDLLHEVVLGVPENRLQPTHPVYNISPGKVMQAVMHFLKKPVPSREETFAN is encoded by the exons ATGGCGGCTGCGGCAGCAGCTTCCACCCACCACGGCGGCGCCGAGAGAAGGCGCCACCGGTGTGGCGGCAGCGGGGACGCGGATCGGGAGCGGCTGGACGATGACGGAGTTCGGACCCTCACCTCGGCGGAGCAG ACGAAAGTGGAGGATATTGTTCAAGAAGTTTTTGATGTTTACAAGAGAAATCATCATGACACTCA GTATGTTTTGCAACGAGAGAAACATTTCCACTACTTGAAGAGAGGACTGAGACAATTGACAGATGCCTATGAG TGTCTGGACGCCAGCCGCCCATGGCTGTGCTATTGGATTCTGCACAGTCTGGAACTCTTGGGGGAACCAATCCCAGATTCGGTGGCATCGGA CGTATGCCAATTCCTGAGCCACTGTCAGAGCCCAAACGGAGGCTTTGGAGGAGGACCAGGCCAACACCCACATCTCGCTCCAACGTATGCAGCTGTGAATGCTCTCTGCATTATTGGCACTGAAGAGGCATACGGTGTTATCAACAG AGAGAAGCTTCTTGAATACCTGTATTCCCTGAAGCAGCCTGATGGCTCCTTCATCATGCACATAGGGGGAGAAGTTGATGTCCG GAGTGCCTATTGTGCTGCAGCAGTAGCTTTCCTTACCAACATTATTACACAGTCTCTCTTTGAAAGAACAGCAGAATGGATCGCAAG ATGTCAGAACTGGGAGGGTGGGATCGGTGGCGTCCCTGGCATGGAAGCCCATGGAGGATATACATTCTGTGGATTGGCAGCACTGGTTATTCTGAAAAATGAacatgttttgaatttgaaaagtTTATTG CACTGGGTTACAAGCCGTCAGATGCGTTTTGAAGGAGGGTTTCAGGGTCGTTGTAACAAGCTGGTGGATGGCTGCTACTCATTCTGGCAGGCTGGTTTACTGCCTCTCCTACATCGAGCTTTGCACGCCAAAG GTGACCCTGCTCTCAGTATGACACACTGGATGTTTGACCAACAAGCCCTTCAAGAGTACATCTTGTTATGTTGCCAGTGTCCTGCAGGAGGTCTTTTGGACAAACCAGGAAA GTCTCGAGATTTTTACCACACATGCTACTGCCTGAGTGGGCTGTCGATAGCACAGCATTTTGGCAGCGGAGACCTTTTACATGAAGTTGTGCTAGGAGTCCCAGAGAACCGCCTG